The nucleotide sequence GGGAGGCGGGGGTTCTTCTCGGAGAGTGGTTCGAGGATCCGGAGGAATTACGGAGCGAGATCAAAAAACTCGGCATCGCCTCCGGAGGTGAGCAGGTGAGCGGCGATCTCGTGAGGGCGCTTTCCGTGGACGAGGGACGCAAGGCACTTCTGGATTTTCTCGACGGATTCTGCCGGAAGGATCGACGTGCCGTTCTGGATGCACTTGGAACCCTGCGCAGACGAGACGAGGTGCTCGCTGCGGTAACGGCGTTCTACAACAGGGTTCGTGGAGCCATGTATCTGTCGTTGATGAAAGGAACCCTCCATGAGGAAGTGGTGCGGGCGCTCGGATTACGGCCTTACCAGCGCAAACTCGCCGAAGAGGCGGCCTCGCGTTATACGCCGGAGACGCTGAAACATGTTGTGGCCGAGACAGCCGCCCTCTCCTGCCGGGAGAAATGGGGTCGGGGTGCCGGATGGAACGACCTGGAACTCATTGTTCTGGGTGCGATGAAGTAACCCGGGCGGATGGGGTGCGATGGCATCAAAAAAGGACGTCCCTCGGAGGGCGTCCTCTGTTTGTGTTTCCGCAAGCGGTGCAACAAACGTTTACTTGCCCGTGGCGAGGGATTTGACGAGCTTGGTGAGGTTCGCCTTGCGGCGGGAGCGGTATTCTTGTGAGAACACCCTTGACCACCGCTTTGTCCAGAATGGACTGGGCTTCATTGAGCCTGCTCTGGGCAAGTTCGTCGTTCCCGCTCTGAACGGCTCGAGAAACGCGCTTTCCCGCAGTCTTGAACGACTTGTCCAGTAGCGGTTGTAAAGCCGGTTTCGCTCGGCGATACGCACTCGCTTTTCGGCGGATTTCTTGTTCGGCAATGCTGTCACCTCCTTTCGTCATGAGCAGAGGCCATTCTAACATGCTGAATGCTCCTTGGGCAACTCCGGAGTGATGTTTTCCGAAGATGTGCTATGATTATGCGTCCCCGCGCGATTTTGGACGGGATTTTTTTTTGGACGGGGCGACGGAGAACTGGGTGAGGGGCGTT is from Aminiphilus circumscriptus DSM 16581 and encodes:
- a CDS encoding 30S ribosomal protein S20; the encoded protein is MLEWPLLMTKGGDSIAEQEIRRKASAYRRAKPALQPLLDKSFKTAGKRVSRAVQSGNDELAQSRLNEAQSILDKAVVKGVLTRIPLPPQGEPHQARQIPRHGQVNVCCTACGNTNRGRPPRDVLF